One window from the genome of Salvia splendens isolate huo1 chromosome 9, SspV2, whole genome shotgun sequence encodes:
- the LOC121747716 gene encoding dirigent protein 4-like — MEKTIILSCILLVLSSCASTALSKSYWKSSTYKAVKLHKTNLRFFIHDILSGSNPSAVRIAGPPGQNNPIGFGSVYAIDDVLTEGPEITSAVVGNAQGMYLSSSQGQIPSLVLYVDLAFTTGKFNGSSLSVFSRNPITENPREMAVVGGRGRFRRAQGTVFVKTYFLNNTNGDAILEYDVEVVHP, encoded by the coding sequence ATGGAGAAAACAATTATTTTGTCCTGCATCCTTCTTGTCCTCTCCTCATGCGCAAGCACAGCCCTCTCAAAGTCCTACTGGAAAAGCTCAACGTACAAGGCAGTCAAGCTGCATAAAACAAACCTCCGTTTCTTCATCCACGATATCCTAAGCGGATCCAACCCGTCCGCAGTCCGTATCGCCGGCCCACCCGGGCAGAACAATCCGATTGGGTTCGGGTCCGTCTACGCCATCGACGACGTTCTGACGGAGGGGCCGGAGATCACGTCGGCGGTGGTCGGAAACGCTCAGGGGATGTATCTGTCTTCGAGCCAGGGACAGATTCCATCGTTGGTGTTGTACGTGGATCTCGCATTCACTACGGGGAAGTTCAATGGGAGCTCGTTGAGCGTGTTTTCGAGGAATCCGATAACGGAGAATCCTCGTGAGATGGCGGTGGTTGGAGGAAGAGGAAGGTTTAGGAGGGCTCAAGGGACTGTTTTTGTCAAGACTTATTTCTTGAACAATACTAATGGAGATGCTATTCTTGAGTATGATGTCGAGGTTGTTCATCCTTGA